The following proteins come from a genomic window of Paenibacillus swuensis:
- a CDS encoding type 2 periplasmic-binding domain-containing protein, which produces MRKREWIFQVKFVGMLVLIVCGIWFAFKLVLPLYEYNIPNNRVDIQFGIEEFVGSPVSIHGIKDIVDKKLVLYVVNKTGQVGDAELSQGPFGKLKFERKGLGSMNIRSRVMETEEGQYLWIAGRNLVGIARAEASFYDADSLSLAVPTGNMFMVSAKLASRTQNSFAGEIKYFDRRGREIPPKQYMD; this is translated from the coding sequence ATGAGAAAGCGCGAATGGATTTTTCAAGTGAAGTTTGTAGGTATGTTGGTCTTGATCGTATGTGGCATATGGTTCGCTTTCAAATTGGTGCTGCCTTTATATGAATACAATATTCCGAATAATCGCGTGGACATTCAATTTGGCATTGAAGAATTTGTAGGCAGTCCTGTATCGATTCATGGTATCAAGGATATAGTTGATAAGAAACTAGTGTTATATGTAGTAAATAAAACAGGACAGGTCGGGGATGCGGAATTATCTCAAGGTCCCTTCGGAAAGTTGAAGTTTGAGCGAAAAGGCTTAGGATCCATGAATATACGCAGCCGGGTAATGGAAACTGAGGAAGGGCAATATTTGTGGATCGCAGGTAGGAATTTAGTGGGGATCGCGCGTGCGGAGGCTAGCTTCTATGATGCTGATTCCTTAAGTCTGGCTGTGCCGACGGGAAATATGTTTATGGTCAGTGCGAAGCTGGCTTCGCGGACGCAGAACAGTTTTGCTGGTGAGATAAAATACTTTGATCGCAGAGGACGGGAAATTCCGCCTAAACAATACATGGATTGA
- a CDS encoding aminotransferase, protein MHNDKYAAYRSNDVVVYQPKVTAYHGQQRGLFGSPGAGPGPGFPVAGPGGGQGGLFGGGGSGAGGGFPTGGYSPSVPTFPAAPVETVSATSGGLASAKNLLSSMPNLKDISGFVDRMGGIDGILSTMTKAQKLMSSMQQMAPMIKLLAGSFAKSKSGDTSDADDYRPRRKRRKRKGTSTARRKTSAKRKR, encoded by the coding sequence ATGCATAACGATAAATATGCCGCATATCGGAGCAACGACGTGGTGGTTTACCAACCAAAAGTAACCGCTTATCACGGACAGCAACGCGGATTGTTCGGTTCTCCTGGCGCGGGACCGGGTCCAGGCTTTCCGGTCGCCGGCCCAGGCGGAGGTCAAGGCGGCCTGTTTGGCGGTGGCGGTAGTGGCGCGGGCGGCGGTTTCCCTACGGGAGGTTATTCGCCTTCGGTACCGACATTTCCTGCCGCGCCGGTCGAAACCGTCTCCGCTACAAGCGGGGGATTAGCCTCGGCCAAGAATCTGCTGTCATCCATGCCGAACTTGAAGGACATTTCCGGCTTCGTGGACCGGATGGGCGGCATCGACGGAATCCTCTCCACCATGACCAAAGCGCAAAAGCTGATGTCCAGCATGCAGCAAATGGCGCCGATGATCAAACTGCTGGCGGGCTCCTTCGCCAAGTCCAAGTCCGGCGACACCAGTGACGCCGACGACTATCGCCCGCGCCGCAAACGCCGTAAGCGCAAAGGCACCAGCACCGCCCGCCGCAAAACCAGCGCCAAGCGCAAACGGTAG
- a CDS encoding diacylglycerol kinase, which translates to MAETLIRRARLIYNPSSGREEIKKRLPEILQRLEQGGIETSCHATTGEGDASAAAAEAIRRGFDIVIAAGGDGTLYEVINGMAGMENRPALGILPLGTTNDFARALGVPKQLDLACDLIIAGYAKPIDVGRANDKYFINIAGGGSMTELTYEVPSKLKTMIGQLAYYMKGLEKLPRLRPIELYVTAEGVEIHEEVMLFLVANSNSVGGFEKLAPDASLNDGMFDVLILRKCNLAEFIRLAGMALRGEHMNDPHVIYFQTKHLQITAIDNVQINLDGELGGVLPCTFEVLPSHLNIYMDETGKSAYGDHT; encoded by the coding sequence ATGGCAGAGACGTTGATTCGGAGAGCAAGATTAATATATAACCCTTCCTCGGGCAGGGAAGAAATCAAGAAGAGGTTGCCTGAAATTCTGCAGCGCTTGGAGCAAGGCGGCATTGAGACCTCTTGCCATGCGACCACCGGTGAAGGGGATGCAAGCGCAGCGGCGGCCGAGGCGATTCGGCGCGGGTTCGATATCGTCATCGCGGCTGGCGGAGACGGTACATTGTACGAGGTTATCAACGGCATGGCGGGGATGGAGAATCGTCCGGCGCTGGGGATTTTGCCTTTGGGAACTACGAATGATTTTGCCCGTGCGCTGGGGGTTCCGAAGCAGTTGGATTTGGCTTGTGATTTGATTATCGCGGGGTATGCGAAACCGATTGACGTGGGTCGGGCGAATGACAAGTATTTCATCAACATTGCCGGCGGTGGTTCCATGACGGAGCTGACGTACGAGGTGCCTTCCAAGCTGAAGACGATGATCGGGCAACTGGCCTATTATATGAAGGGTCTGGAGAAATTGCCGCGGCTGCGTCCGATTGAGCTGTATGTAACGGCGGAGGGTGTCGAGATTCATGAGGAAGTCATGTTGTTTCTGGTCGCGAATAGTAACTCGGTCGGCGGTTTTGAGAAGTTGGCACCGGATGCATCGCTCAACGATGGGATGTTCGATGTGTTGATCCTGCGCAAATGTAACCTGGCGGAGTTCATCCGTCTGGCCGGCATGGCGCTTCGCGGCGAGCATATGAATGATCCGCATGTGATTTATTTTCAGACGAAGCATCTGCAGATTACAGCGATCGACAACGTGCAAATCAACTTGGACGGCGAGCTGGGCGGGGTGTTGCCTTGTACGTTCGAGGTGTTGCCTTCGCATTTGAACATTTATATGGATGAGACCGGGAAGAGTGCTTATGGGGATCATACGTAG
- a CDS encoding YerC/YecD family TrpR-related protein, producing MQLKKLNDKSIDQLFESILTLKSVEECYIFFDDLCTVNEIQSLSQRLEVARMLGKGSTYNQIEAETGASTATISRVKRCLNYGNDGYKMALDRLGR from the coding sequence TTGCAGCTGAAGAAGTTGAATGATAAATCCATTGATCAGTTATTCGAATCCATTTTGACGTTGAAGAGCGTTGAGGAATGTTATATATTTTTTGATGATTTGTGCACGGTGAACGAGATTCAATCTTTGTCCCAACGGCTGGAAGTGGCGCGTATGCTCGGCAAGGGGTCGACGTACAACCAGATCGAGGCGGAGACGGGCGCAAGCACGGCAACGATTTCGCGGGTGAAGCGGTGTCTGAACTACGGCAACGACGGGTACAAAATGGCGCTAGATCGCCTAGGTCGTTAA
- a CDS encoding DEAD/DEAH box helicase — MDNNYFLESIPNIETNEGLRLPQIEAYKAVYDHFNINGKSEHAIIILPTGVGKTGLMGIVPFGVSLGRVLIVTPQLVIKDAVLDSLDPEHPRNFWIARNVFRRFDELPSVIEYNNKTNDWELKEANIVILNVHKLQERLERSLINRVEPSFFDLIIIDEAHHSTAPTWERAVEHFSNAKVVKVTGTPKRSDGELITGNCVYNYPLSKAMANGFVKTLERVEYIPDELFLTLDRNDGTMYSIDQIREMGIKDEDWITRSVAYSQACSLRVVKKSIELITQKRSSGLPHKIIAVACSIYHAEQLVELYEQNGMNVSLVHSRLTPDELKNRLSAIENHKVEVVLHVAKLGEGYDHKYLSVAAIFRPFRNSLPYEQFIGRVLRSIDQEEVKSPEDNIACVVHHKELGLEELWRYYQNEKDKSDIIKWIEKNENKLDRENVTERIIQKSTGHAFEEGEGEFVTKSFIDTDLIKERKRRQAEEAEKLKRLKEVLPNYPEDVLLQMVRRQEEGSASEKILRPDKFIHRKKRNLDDRIKIEMVPELILKYNIKKEANTLASSRLFKGKYSWMPGQLKDNAAMLAAYLEFRVNKAVGVRQRADWGPEEYQTALTEVEELYGFVDKILESELGGE, encoded by the coding sequence ATGGATAATAATTACTTTTTGGAGTCTATTCCTAACATCGAAACTAATGAAGGATTAAGATTACCTCAGATTGAGGCATATAAGGCAGTCTATGACCATTTTAATATTAATGGTAAAAGTGAACATGCAATTATTATACTTCCTACAGGTGTAGGTAAAACTGGACTGATGGGAATTGTGCCTTTTGGCGTTTCATTGGGACGGGTCCTGATAGTCACCCCTCAGCTGGTGATAAAAGATGCCGTTTTGGACTCATTAGATCCGGAGCACCCGAGGAATTTTTGGATCGCTAGAAATGTCTTTAGACGCTTTGATGAGTTACCATCGGTGATTGAATATAATAATAAAACGAATGATTGGGAGCTTAAGGAAGCAAATATAGTAATATTGAACGTCCATAAATTACAAGAGAGGTTGGAGCGATCTCTAATTAATCGAGTTGAACCGAGCTTTTTTGATTTGATTATTATTGATGAAGCACATCATTCGACCGCTCCTACTTGGGAGAGAGCTGTAGAGCATTTCTCTAACGCAAAGGTAGTTAAGGTAACAGGTACTCCGAAACGATCAGACGGCGAACTAATTACTGGGAACTGTGTCTATAATTACCCCCTTAGTAAAGCTATGGCGAATGGCTTTGTGAAAACACTTGAAAGAGTTGAGTATATTCCCGATGAGTTGTTTTTGACACTCGATAGAAATGACGGAACTATGTATTCCATTGATCAAATTAGGGAGATGGGCATAAAAGATGAAGATTGGATAACGAGATCGGTTGCTTACTCGCAAGCTTGCAGCTTGAGAGTTGTGAAAAAGAGCATTGAACTTATCACTCAAAAAAGATCTTCAGGCTTACCTCATAAGATTATCGCAGTTGCATGTAGCATTTATCATGCGGAGCAACTAGTGGAACTTTACGAGCAAAATGGAATGAATGTATCATTAGTACATAGTAGGTTGACTCCTGATGAGCTCAAAAATAGGCTTTCCGCAATTGAAAATCACAAGGTAGAAGTCGTTTTACACGTAGCTAAATTAGGTGAGGGGTATGATCACAAATACTTAAGTGTAGCTGCCATATTCAGGCCTTTTAGAAATAGCCTCCCTTACGAGCAGTTTATTGGTCGTGTATTACGATCTATTGATCAGGAAGAAGTAAAGTCACCTGAAGACAATATAGCTTGTGTTGTACATCATAAAGAGTTAGGTCTGGAAGAACTGTGGCGGTATTACCAAAATGAGAAAGATAAGAGCGATATCATCAAGTGGATAGAGAAAAATGAGAACAAACTTGATCGCGAGAACGTCACGGAGAGAATCATACAAAAGAGTACTGGCCATGCTTTTGAAGAGGGTGAAGGCGAGTTTGTTACCAAATCATTTATCGATACAGACTTGATCAAGGAGCGGAAGAGAAGACAGGCAGAGGAAGCAGAGAAGTTGAAAAGACTAAAAGAGGTATTGCCTAATTATCCAGAAGATGTGCTTTTGCAGATGGTACGAAGACAGGAAGAAGGTTCAGCTTCAGAGAAAATTCTTCGGCCGGACAAATTTATTCACCGCAAAAAACGAAATCTTGATGACCGAATCAAAATTGAGATGGTTCCAGAGTTGATTTTGAAATATAATATAAAAAAAGAAGCGAATACCTTAGCGTCTTCACGGTTATTTAAAGGGAAATATTCGTGGATGCCGGGTCAGCTCAAGGACAATGCAGCCATGCTGGCTGCTTATCTAGAATTTCGTGTAAATAAAGCTGTTGGAGTTAGGCAAAGAGCTGATTGGGGTCCAGAAGAATACCAAACAGCATTGACTGAGGTTGAAGAATTGTATGGTTTTGTTGATAAAATTTTAGAATCTGAGTTGGGAGGAGAATGA
- a CDS encoding sirohydrochlorin chelatase produces MSIMDKIRPGVLVISHGSRSAEWVRLVDEAVAQMRFGQPAAALGGGPSDEEPRAMPADRDHGHSIIPVESSFLEIVEGRLIQDGIDRLEAQGVTDIIAVPLFVSSGSTHVDEISWSLGVVEEPKLETDLELMRVNARVHWCRPMDDEPEIAAMLWEKVRELSVRPEREILLLVGHGSKEEGFHEQWQQVLSSLAKQLGELGGFAATDTAMLLPEQAAERVKYWQRERPDWDVVVAPFFLSEGYFTETVIPTRLQGLEYRYNGRALLPHPLVAEWLNHRVESALSRLTRTALKT; encoded by the coding sequence ATGAGTATAATGGATAAAATACGCCCCGGCGTGCTGGTCATCAGCCACGGTTCGCGGAGCGCGGAATGGGTTCGTTTGGTGGATGAAGCGGTGGCGCAGATGCGGTTTGGGCAACCAGCGGCAGCGCTAGGTGGCGGCCCATCGGATGAAGAGCCGCGGGCGATGCCGGCTGATCGAGACCATGGACATTCGATTATTCCTGTAGAATCTTCTTTTCTGGAGATTGTGGAGGGACGACTCATTCAGGACGGGATTGATCGTCTAGAGGCGCAGGGCGTCACAGATATTATTGCAGTGCCGCTGTTCGTATCCTCGGGGAGCACGCATGTCGATGAAATCTCCTGGTCGCTTGGCGTGGTGGAGGAACCGAAGCTGGAGACGGATCTGGAGCTGATGCGCGTGAATGCGCGGGTGCACTGGTGCCGGCCGATGGATGATGAACCCGAAATCGCGGCTATGCTATGGGAGAAGGTTCGGGAGCTGTCGGTGCGACCGGAGCGGGAAATTCTTTTGCTAGTCGGACATGGCAGTAAAGAAGAGGGTTTTCACGAACAGTGGCAGCAGGTGCTCAGCTCCTTGGCGAAGCAGTTGGGCGAACTCGGCGGCTTTGCGGCGACGGATACCGCAATGTTATTGCCGGAGCAGGCGGCGGAACGGGTGAAATACTGGCAACGGGAGCGTCCGGATTGGGATGTGGTGGTGGCGCCTTTTTTCCTAAGTGAAGGGTATTTTACGGAAACGGTGATTCCGACGAGGCTGCAAGGGTTAGAATATCGTTATAACGGTCGGGCGTTGCTCCCTCATCCGCTGGTGGCGGAGTGGTTGAATCATCGGGTGGAGAGCGCGTTATCCCGGCTTACCAGAACGGCATTAAAGACATGA
- the rlmD gene encoding 23S rRNA (uracil(1939)-C(5))-methyltransferase RlmD — MSKRRGKGAGAGKGAGVREGVSAGSKAGKGAGAHIGASSGSNVGNSTGVGAIDSRSVAPVEKNQEVTVEIFGLSHDGEGVGRAEGFTLFVQGALPGETVRAKVMKVKKQYGYAKLLEIQVPSAERTEAPCPIYKQCGGCQLQHMTYEAQLVHKRQQVVDSLERIGKLQVAGFVTKKDERAGDVVDAAAVDVNVQTESNEQGSGEANVRTENNDYGSGEAGIIVHPTLGMQDPWRYRNKAQVPFGMEEGGLVGGFYAQGSHRIVDMEACLIQHEQNDDVVRQVKEIGRSLGVRAYDETSGSGLLRHVVVKYGFATGEVMVVLVTNGDRIPRVDEWIEGIRAAVPGVQSICQNVNTARTNVIFGGVTRVLWGRDVIHDTIGDVKFAISARSFYQVNPVQTEVLYGKALQYAALSGRETVIDAYCGIGTITLFLAQHAKHVYGVEIVPEAIDDARGNSLLNGITNATFAVGKAEEVIPAWKQQGIAADVVVVDPPRKGCDAVLLDTLLAMRPERIVYVSCNPATLARDLRVLADGGYIVAEVTPVDMFPHTVHVECVALLVRQD, encoded by the coding sequence ATGAGCAAAAGACGGGGTAAAGGCGCGGGAGCGGGCAAAGGTGCAGGGGTTCGCGAGGGTGTCAGTGCAGGAAGTAAAGCCGGTAAAGGAGCAGGTGCTCATATCGGTGCCAGTTCAGGGAGTAATGTAGGCAATAGTACAGGTGTTGGGGCCATTGATAGCAGATCTGTTGCGCCAGTAGAAAAAAATCAAGAAGTGACCGTCGAGATCTTTGGATTGAGTCATGATGGCGAAGGGGTAGGCCGCGCGGAGGGCTTTACCCTTTTTGTGCAGGGAGCATTGCCAGGAGAGACGGTAAGGGCCAAGGTAATGAAAGTGAAGAAACAGTACGGTTATGCAAAGTTACTGGAGATTCAGGTGCCGAGTGCGGAGCGGACGGAAGCGCCTTGCCCGATTTATAAGCAATGCGGGGGCTGCCAGTTGCAGCATATGACGTACGAGGCGCAGCTTGTGCATAAGCGCCAGCAAGTGGTGGACAGCTTGGAGCGGATCGGGAAGTTGCAAGTGGCTGGGTTTGTGACGAAGAAGGACGAGCGTGCGGGTGATGTGGTGGATGCTGCGGCGGTGGACGTGAACGTTCAAACTGAGAGCAATGAACAGGGCAGCGGTGAAGCAAACGTTCGAACCGAGAACAATGATTACGGTAGCGGGGAAGCAGGGATTATTGTGCATCCGACGCTCGGTATGCAGGATCCTTGGCGGTATCGGAACAAGGCTCAGGTGCCTTTTGGAATGGAAGAGGGCGGTCTGGTTGGCGGGTTCTATGCGCAGGGGTCGCACCGGATTGTTGATATGGAAGCATGTCTGATTCAGCATGAGCAGAACGATGATGTGGTGCGCCAGGTGAAGGAGATTGGTCGGAGTCTGGGCGTGCGGGCTTATGATGAGACTTCCGGGAGCGGGTTGCTGCGTCATGTGGTGGTGAAATATGGGTTCGCCACAGGTGAGGTGATGGTCGTACTCGTGACGAACGGTGATCGCATCCCACGCGTGGACGAGTGGATTGAGGGCATTCGTGCGGCGGTGCCGGGGGTGCAGAGCATCTGCCAGAACGTGAACACGGCGCGAACGAATGTGATTTTCGGCGGCGTGACGCGGGTGTTGTGGGGGCGTGATGTAATCCACGACACCATTGGCGATGTGAAGTTCGCGATTTCAGCGCGAAGCTTCTATCAGGTTAATCCCGTACAAACGGAAGTGTTGTACGGGAAGGCGTTGCAGTACGCGGCGCTGAGCGGTCGGGAGACCGTAATTGACGCGTACTGCGGCATCGGGACGATCACTCTGTTCCTGGCACAACATGCGAAGCATGTGTACGGCGTTGAGATCGTCCCCGAGGCCATCGACGACGCCCGCGGCAATTCCCTGCTGAACGGAATCACGAACGCCACCTTTGCCGTAGGCAAAGCGGAGGAAGTGATTCCGGCATGGAAGCAGCAGGGCATCGCGGCCGACGTCGTCGTGGTGGACCCACCGCGCAAGGGCTGCGACGCCGTGTTGCTCGACACGTTGCTGGCGATGCGTCCGGAACGCATCGTGTATGTGTCGTGCAACCCGGCTACGCTCGCGCGCGACTTGCGGGTCCTTGCCGACGGCGGCTACATCGTCGCGGAGGTGACGCCGGTGGACATGTTCCCGCATACGGTGCATGTGGAGTGTGTGGCTTTGTTGGTCAGGCAAGACTAA
- a CDS encoding DoxX family protein, producing the protein MHMLSIVLQVILAVVFLVTGGGKIARVKSQVEGFSHLGLPMWFLTVTGLVQVVGALGMIAGLWYPAWAVFAGLWVGGTMLGALVSHIRSKDSFRKALPAVVLGVMAFVVAGVNGL; encoded by the coding sequence ATGCATATGTTGTCCATCGTGTTGCAGGTTATATTGGCGGTCGTTTTTCTGGTTACAGGGGGAGGCAAAATCGCAAGAGTGAAATCACAGGTGGAGGGTTTCTCGCACTTGGGATTGCCGATGTGGTTCCTGACGGTGACAGGGTTGGTGCAAGTGGTTGGGGCGCTCGGTATGATCGCGGGATTGTGGTATCCGGCTTGGGCTGTGTTCGCGGGTCTATGGGTAGGGGGTACGATGCTTGGCGCCCTTGTTTCGCATATTCGTTCCAAAGATTCGTTCCGTAAAGCTTTACCGGCCGTGGTTTTGGGCGTGATGGCGTTTGTGGTGGCTGGGGTTAATGGGCTGTAA